A single genomic interval of Suncus etruscus isolate mSunEtr1 chromosome 12, mSunEtr1.pri.cur, whole genome shotgun sequence harbors:
- the ITGB1BP1 gene encoding integrin beta-1-binding protein 1, translating to MFRKGKKRHSSSSSQSSEISTKSKSVDSSLGGLSRSSTVASLDTDSTKSSGQSNNNSDTCAEFRIKYVGAIEKLKLSEGASLEGPLDLINYIDVAQQDGKLPFVPLEEEFIMGVSKYGIKVSTSDQYDVLHRHALYLIIRMVCYDDGLGAGKSLLALKTTDASNEEYSLWVYQCNSLEQAQAICKVLSTAFDSVLTSEKS from the exons ATGTTTCGGAAAGGCAAAAAACGACACAGTAGTAGCAGTTCTCAAAGCAGTGAAATCAGTACTAAGAGCAAG TCTGTAGATTCCAGTCTTGGAGGCCTTTCTAGATCCAGCACTGTGGCCAGTCTTGACACAGACTCTACGAAGAGCTCAG gACAAAGCAACAATAATTCAGATACCTGTGCAGAATTTCGAATCAAGTATGTTGGTGCTATTGAGAAACTGAAACTGTCTGAGGGAGCAAGTCTTGAAGGGCCACTGGACCTAATAAATTATATAGATGTTGCCcag cAAGATGGAAAGTTACCTTTTGTTCCTCTGGAAGAAGAATTTATTATGGGAGTTTCCAAGTATGGCATAAAAGTATCAACATCAGATCAGTAT gatgttttgcataggcatgcaCTGTATCTAATCATCCGGATGGTATGTTATGATGATGGTCTCGGGGCAGGAAAAAGCTTATTGGCTTTGAAGACCACAGATGCAAGCAATGAAGAATATAGCCTATGGGTTTATCAGTGCAACAGCCTG GAACAAGCACAAGCAATCTGCAAAGTGTTATCCACTGCTTTTGATTCTGTATTGACGTCCGAGAAATCTTGA